From the Candidatus Nanopelagicus hibericus genome, the window TTTATCATTTCAGTGCGCGCCACTAAATTGGCGCCAGCTAAAAATAGGACCAGATTTCTTGCCTTGCTACAAATACTTGGAATTTTGGGCCAAGGAGTATTAGGCGGGATTACTGTTTTGACTGATCTGCATCCACTGCCTGTTGCCGGACATTTAATTCTGTCGATCTTTTTGGTAAGTGGTGCGATCTCACTGAGAAATGAGGTGATTGGGATTGAGAAGGAAATTCCATCTGGCCTCATCAAATTCCTGCTACCAATTTATATTTGGTTAACTTTGGCGGTAATAATAATTGGCACAATTGTCACTGGCAGCGGTCCGCATGCTGGCGATGAACAAGCACAGCGATTTGGCATAGATGCCAGAGTCATCTCTTGGTTGCACGCGGATTTTGTTATTGCGCTACTAATTCTATCCGCCTTGATGTACTTGATCGCCACACAAAACGGGCTAAAACTCTTAAGTAGGCGGATAGGATTTTTCCTACTGATTGCGACAGGCCAAGGCTCTATTGGGTATATCCAATACTTCACTGGCTTGCCAGAGGTTTTAGTGGCGGCTCATTTATTAGGTGCTACTTTAGTGTGGGGTAGCGCATGGTCCTTGATCAAGATGGCAAATTCTGGGTATAGATTGCAGAGATTAACTTCATGAAAATAGATCAGTGGCAGGAGCTTGATGACCAAGCGGTAGCAATTGCTCGTGCTTTGGCAATGGACTCGGTTCAAAAAGTAGGTAATGGCCACCCTGGGACCGCAATGTCACTCGCACCAGTTGCCTACACATTATTCCAGCGAATTCTCAAGCATGATCCGGCTAATCCCAATTGGATTGCGCGAGATAGATTTATTCTCTCCTGTGGCCACTCCTCCCTCACCCTTTATATACAACTGTATTTTTCTGGTTATGGAATAACTCTAGAAGATTTACAAAATTTCAGAACATTTGATTCATTAACGCCCGGCCATCCAGAGTATGGCCACACAATTGGTGTTGAAACTACAACTGGCCCACTAGGTCAAGGGGTAGCAAATGGTGTTGGCATGGCAATGGCGGCAAGGTATGAAAAAGGCATGCTAGATCCGCAAAATACCACCGATATTTTTGATCACAATATCTGGGTTCTATGTTCGGATGGAGATTTACAGGAGGGTGTAAGTGCTGAAGCATCTTCACTTGCTGGCACACAACAGTTAGGCAATCTAAAAGTTATTTATGATGACAATCGAATTTCAATTGAGGGTGACACCCAACTCGCTTTTACTGAAGATGTTTCAGCCCGATACCGTGCTTATGGATGGGATGTGATTGAAGTTGCTGCGAAAAGCGATGGTGATGTAGATCGAGATAAATTGGAAGCAGCCATGCTGGCAGCGGTAAAGGAAAGTACAAAACCAGTTTTGATCAGATTGCACACGGTTATCGCCTGGCCAGCACCAAATGCAAGTGGCACTGCAAAATCACATGGTTCTGCTTTAGGTGCTGAAGAGGTTGCGGCAACAAAACTAAAACTAGGGCTAGACCCAAACCAAACATTTATTGCACCAACTCAAGTAATTGATCATGTACGAAAGGTTAGAGACCGTGGCGCAGATCTGCATCGCCAATGGTTCTCCAAATTTACAACTTGGCAAAAATCTAATCCAATACAGAGTGAATTACTAAATAGATTAATTTCTAAGAAATTGCCTCAAGGCTGGGATAAAGATTTACCAATCTTCTCAAGTGAAAAGGAGGTGGCAACTAGAGCAGCCTCAGGAAAAGTAATTGCCGCCATCGCAAAAAGTTTGCCAGAATTTTGGGGTGGCTCAGCCGATCTTGCTGAAAGTAACAACACAACTATTGAAGATGGTGGATCTTTTCTCCCCACTTCCAGCAAAATGAGTAGCGCTAATCCCTATGGGCGAGTAGTACATTTTGGAATACGAGAACATGCCATGGGTGCAGTATTAAATGGTGCGGCATTGCACGGATTAATCAAACCATTTGCTGGCACTTTTTTAGTTTTTAGTGATT encodes:
- a CDS encoding COX15/CtaA family protein; the protein is MLAVKGSITARIYTLLVFLQGALIVTGGAVRVTGSGLGCPTWPECTPGSYTPVPNQAEGQLHAWIEFGNRLLTFVLLVTALAVFIISVRATKLAPAKNRTRFLALLQILGILGQGVLGGITVLTDLHPLPVAGHLILSIFLVSGAISLRNEVIGIEKEIPSGLIKFLLPIYIWLTLAVIIIGTIVTGSGPHAGDEQAQRFGIDARVISWLHADFVIALLILSALMYLIATQNGLKLLSRRIGFFLLIATGQGSIGYIQYFTGLPEVLVAAHLLGATLVWGSAWSLIKMANSGYRLQRLTS
- the tkt gene encoding transketolase codes for the protein MKIDQWQELDDQAVAIARALAMDSVQKVGNGHPGTAMSLAPVAYTLFQRILKHDPANPNWIARDRFILSCGHSSLTLYIQLYFSGYGITLEDLQNFRTFDSLTPGHPEYGHTIGVETTTGPLGQGVANGVGMAMAARYEKGMLDPQNTTDIFDHNIWVLCSDGDLQEGVSAEASSLAGTQQLGNLKVIYDDNRISIEGDTQLAFTEDVSARYRAYGWDVIEVAAKSDGDVDRDKLEAAMLAAVKESTKPVLIRLHTVIAWPAPNASGTAKSHGSALGAEEVAATKLKLGLDPNQTFIAPTQVIDHVRKVRDRGADLHRQWFSKFTTWQKSNPIQSELLNRLISKKLPQGWDKDLPIFSSEKEVATRAASGKVIAAIAKSLPEFWGGSADLAESNNTTIEDGGSFLPTSSKMSSANPYGRVVHFGIREHAMGAVLNGAALHGLIKPFAGTFLVFSDYMRGAVRLSALMQLPVTYVWTHDSIGLGEDGPTHQPVEHLAALRAIPGLAVVRPADANEVSVCWQRIINDAKPVGLALSRQNLSVIDRTKYSPAIGANKGAYVLAYGSDSAKDKCDLILIATGSEVSLAIAAREQLATEGIKARVVSAPSIEWFMNQPESYRNDVLPKNLRARVSIEAGVAQPWYQFIGDAGVAVSLEHFGASASASVLFKEFGFTVENIVKAAKESLRKANG